Proteins encoded within one genomic window of Hermetia illucens chromosome 2, iHerIll2.2.curated.20191125, whole genome shotgun sequence:
- the LOC119647787 gene encoding tumor suppressor candidate 3, giving the protein MLLIRSLIVTLLIVCASIVLSNGQGKAPKQGLSLSEKVQNLLDMNAKKSVLKLNGNKFREYVKQSPRNYSVIIMLTALAPSRQCSICRHAHDEYTIVANSYRYSPVYNNKLFFAMVDFDEGSDVFQMLRLNTAPVFMHFPPKGKPKAADTMDIHRVGFSAEAIAKFVQERTDIQIRVFRPPNYSGTVAVITLGALLAGFLYLRRNNLEFLYNKQLWGTLAVLFCFAMISGQMWNHIRSPPLVHKSQNGGIAYIHGSSQGQLVIETYIVMFLNAMIVIGMILLTESGYQSELRKGRIMVISGLCLVVIFFSILLSVFRSKAQGYPYSFLFK; this is encoded by the exons CAAGGATTATCACTATCCGAAAAAGTTCAAAATCTTCTTGATATGAACGCAAAAAAATCCGTCCTCAAACTCAACGGTAATAAGTTCCGTGAATACGTTAAACAATCGCCCCGCAATTATTCTGTTATTATAATGCTTACGGCCTTGGCTCCATCACGGCAGTGCTCAATATGTCGACATGCTCACGACGAGTACACAATTGTAGCGAATTCATACCGCTACTCACCCGTTTACAACAACAAGCTATTTTTCGCCATGGTCGATTTCGACGAGGGATCGGACGTTTTCCAAATGTTACGACTGAACACGGCACCCGTGTTCATGCATTTCCCACCGAAAGGAAAGCCAAAGGCAGCTGACACCATGGACATTCACCGAGTCGGTTTCTCCGCAGAAGCTATTGCCAAGTTTGTGCAAGAACGAACTGATATTCAGATTAGAGTCTTCCGGCCACCGAATTATTCAGGAACTGTTGCAGTTATTACGCTTGGAGCACTGTTGGCTGGATTCTTGTATTTGAGGAGGAATAATTTGGAGTTCTTGTACAACAAGCAGCTGTGGGGAACGTTAGCAGTATTATTCTGTTTTGCGATGATCTCAGGCCAAATGTGGAATCATATAAGGAGCCCACCGCTGGTCCATAAGAGTCAGAATGGAGGAATCGCTTACATACATGGTTCGTCGCAAGGACAACTGGTCATTGAGACGTACATTGTGATGTTTTTGA ATGCAATGATCGTCATTGGAATGATTCTACTGACAGAATCTGGTTACCAGTCAGAGTTGCGTAAAGGACGCATCATGGTCATTTCCGGCCTATGTCTAGTCGTCATATTCTTTTCAATATTATTATCAGTTTTCCGATCGAAAGCACAAGGTTACCCTTACAG TTTCCTCTTCAAATAG